A region of Lichenibacterium dinghuense DNA encodes the following proteins:
- a CDS encoding flagellar motor switch protein FliG produces MSTAIAAYSDHRTLTGPEKVAALLLAMGKPLASRLLKHFDPGELKTITRSAAALGAVPITALEGLVEELAQQFSRGVDLRGTAAEVEHLLGGVLPPEQVAEIMSDVLGSSNSSTWVRLSGLPEADLAAYVGKEHPQTAALILARLTPEAAAKALAIMPRESRNALTRRMLALRPVSEATIKILENKLRDDLLNGPPRDANANTRGRVADILNRMEPEQAEEVLLSIAEAKPVDAAALRSKMFSFNDVVNLPAKSKSVLFDRVPTEQITMALRGTDATFRDAVLSALGARARRLIENELNSDGGSAKEIAAARRAISTTVLQLSSLGEIELSAEAA; encoded by the coding sequence ATGTCGACCGCCATCGCGGCCTACAGCGACCACCGCACCCTCACCGGCCCCGAGAAGGTCGCGGCCCTGCTGCTCGCCATGGGCAAGCCGCTGGCGAGCCGCCTGCTCAAGCACTTCGACCCCGGCGAGCTGAAGACCATCACGCGCTCGGCCGCGGCGCTCGGCGCCGTGCCGATCACCGCGCTCGAAGGGCTGGTGGAGGAGCTGGCGCAGCAGTTCTCGCGCGGCGTCGACCTGCGCGGCACCGCCGCCGAGGTCGAGCACCTGCTCGGCGGCGTGCTGCCGCCCGAGCAGGTGGCGGAGATCATGTCGGACGTGCTGGGCTCGTCCAACTCCTCGACCTGGGTGCGGCTGTCCGGCCTGCCGGAGGCCGACCTCGCGGCCTACGTGGGCAAGGAGCACCCGCAGACCGCGGCGCTGATCCTCGCCCGCCTGACCCCCGAGGCGGCCGCCAAGGCGCTGGCGATCATGCCGCGCGAGTCGCGCAACGCGCTGACCCGCCGCATGCTGGCGCTCCGGCCGGTCAGCGAGGCCACGATCAAGATCCTCGAGAACAAGCTGCGCGACGACCTGCTCAACGGCCCGCCGCGCGACGCCAACGCCAACACCCGCGGCCGCGTCGCCGACATCCTCAACCGCATGGAGCCGGAGCAGGCCGAGGAGGTGCTCCTCTCCATCGCGGAAGCCAAGCCGGTCGACGCCGCGGCGCTGCGCTCGAAGATGTTCTCCTTCAACGACGTGGTGAATCTGCCCGCGAAGTCGAAGAGCGTGCTGTTCGACCGCGTGCCGACCGAGCAGATCACCATGGCGCTGCGCGGCACCGACGCCACCTTCCGCGACGCCGTGCTGTCGGCGCTGGGCGCCCGCGCCCGCCGCCTGATCGAGAACGAGCTGAACTCCGACGGCGGCTCCGCGAAGGAGATCGCGGCGGCCCGGCGCGCCATCTCGACCACCGTGCTGCAGCTGTCGTCGCTCGGCGAGATCGAGCTCTCGGCCGAGGCGGCGTGA
- a CDS encoding FliM/FliN family flagellar motor switch protein, translated as MSLDEDVSPPEPAMGLGAILDIPLSVQVVLGGTSMPVANLMKLGRGAVIPLDHRVGQPVDIVVNGRVIARGDMTVIEGDADRLGVALTEIVGASGPGGRG; from the coding sequence ATGTCGCTCGACGAAGACGTCTCCCCTCCCGAACCCGCCATGGGGCTCGGCGCCATCCTGGACATCCCGTTGTCGGTGCAGGTCGTGCTCGGCGGCACCTCGATGCCGGTGGCGAACCTGATGAAGCTCGGCCGCGGCGCGGTGATCCCGCTCGACCACCGCGTCGGCCAGCCGGTCGACATCGTGGTCAACGGCCGCGTCATCGCCCGGGGCGACATGACGGTGATCGAGGGCGATGCCGACCGCCTCGGCGTGGCCCTGACCGAGATCGTCGGCGCGTCCGGCCCGGGCGGGCGGGGCTGA
- a CDS encoding DUF6894 family protein: protein MPTFFFDVYDGRKAMRDAVGLELPNVAEAADEAAALLPEFAKETLPDRQSHGFVASVRDEAGEVVYRAMMLFQGQHVTDQNRPYVTTVTGVNFQMARRTELKAEARALSEKLAQNIEAMLTVIDDTRAQVEASRRAVQKWNEKDA, encoded by the coding sequence ATGCCGACGTTCTTCTTCGACGTCTACGATGGTCGGAAAGCTATGCGGGACGCGGTCGGCCTAGAGTTGCCGAACGTCGCGGAAGCGGCCGACGAGGCGGCGGCGCTCCTGCCGGAGTTCGCGAAGGAGACCCTGCCCGACCGGCAGTCGCATGGCTTCGTCGCCTCTGTCAGGGATGAAGCGGGGGAGGTCGTCTATCGCGCGATGATGCTGTTCCAGGGACAGCATGTCACGGATCAGAACCGGCCCTACGTCACGACCGTGACCGGGGTGAACTTCCAAATGGCACGCCGCACGGAATTGAAGGCTGAAGCGCGGGCGCTGTCCGAAAAGCTGGCTCAAAACATCGAAGCCATGTTGACCGTCATCGACGACACGAGGGCGCAGGTCGAAGCCAGTCGCAGAGCAGTGCAGAAATGGAACGAAAAAGACGCGTGA
- a CDS encoding flagellar motor protein MotA produces the protein MATRADPFRLSSPRIFLVRMAVFLILAGFVALILQDQIGRAFMANPPLNGLILGVLLVGIVLGLRQVFRLFPEIRWANSVNNPSAPAAKPPVLLAPMATILADRGEGRPTISTVTLRAILDSVGTRLDESREIARYLTGLLIFLGLLGTFWGLLETVGSIAGVIRNMTAGNDSAVMFDDLKNGLAAPIAGMSVSFTSSLFGLAGSLVLGFLDLQAGQAQNRFYNQLEDKLSALTADPLAAAGTEAALPAPAGVPADLRVALDRIALGADQSSSRAATAAMANLAEGIQSLVQHMRGEQQMIRDWVEGQAEQNREMRRLLERIARESEVR, from the coding sequence ATGGCGACACGAGCCGACCCGTTCCGCCTGTCCTCGCCCCGGATCTTCCTGGTCCGGATGGCCGTGTTCCTGATCCTGGCCGGCTTCGTCGCCCTGATCCTGCAGGACCAGATCGGACGCGCCTTCATGGCCAACCCGCCGCTGAACGGGCTGATCCTGGGCGTGCTGCTGGTCGGCATCGTGCTCGGGCTGCGCCAGGTGTTCCGCCTGTTCCCCGAGATCCGCTGGGCCAACAGCGTCAACAACCCGTCCGCCCCGGCCGCCAAGCCGCCCGTGCTGCTCGCCCCCATGGCGACCATCCTGGCCGACCGCGGGGAGGGCCGGCCCACCATCTCCACCGTGACGCTGCGCGCCATCCTCGACTCCGTCGGCACGCGCCTCGACGAGTCGCGCGAGATCGCTCGCTACCTCACCGGCCTCCTCATCTTCCTCGGCCTGCTCGGCACCTTCTGGGGCCTCCTCGAGACGGTCGGCTCCATCGCGGGCGTGATCCGCAACATGACGGCCGGCAACGACTCCGCCGTGATGTTCGACGACCTCAAGAACGGCCTCGCCGCCCCCATCGCGGGCATGAGCGTGAGCTTCACCTCCTCGCTGTTCGGCCTCGCGGGCTCGCTCGTGCTCGGCTTCCTCGACCTCCAGGCCGGGCAGGCGCAGAACCGATTCTACAACCAGCTCGAGGACAAGCTCAGCGCCCTCACGGCCGACCCGCTCGCGGCCGCCGGGACCGAGGCCGCGCTCCCCGCGCCGGCCGGCGTGCCGGCGGACCTCCGCGTCGCGCTCGACCGCATCGCGCTCGGCGCCGACCAGTCGTCGAGCCGCGCCGCCACCGCCGCCATGGCCAACCTCGCCGAGGGCATCCAGAGCCTCGTGCAGCACATGCGCGGCGAACAGCAGATGATCCGCGACTGGGTCGAGGGCCAGGCCGAGCAGAACCGGGAGATGCGACGCCTCCTGGAGCGCATCGCCCGCGAGTCGGAAGTCCGCTAG
- a CDS encoding peptidoglycan -binding protein, with product MALGRTRRPARTIDYWPGFVDALSTMLLVITFLLSVFMLSQFFMSRDVSQKDNALSQLNRQIEQLTSLLSLERAGKADTQSSLASLQATLDSADQEKASLAAQLQGSAAAAGAAGAAADESARKLDAQSDVLSGAMARVDALNQQIAALRRQLAAIEAALSASESRDQEAQAKISDLGSRLNVALAQKVQELNRYRSDFFGRLREIIGNRPGIRVVGDRFVFESSVLFDSGQATVKPSAAPALDKLAAAAVDLEREIPPNIPWVLRVDGHTDRRPIASPLFKSNWDLSAERAIAVVQYLVSKGVDPQRLVAAGFGEFQPIDPGTSEEAMSRNRRIELKLTER from the coding sequence ATGGCGCTCGGCCGCACGCGGCGCCCGGCGCGCACGATCGACTACTGGCCCGGCTTCGTCGACGCGCTGTCGACCATGCTCCTGGTCATCACCTTCCTCCTATCCGTCTTCATGCTGTCGCAGTTCTTCATGTCGCGCGACGTGTCGCAGAAGGACAATGCGCTCTCGCAGCTCAACCGCCAGATCGAGCAGCTGACCTCGCTCCTGTCGCTGGAGCGCGCCGGCAAGGCCGACACCCAGTCGAGCCTCGCCTCGCTGCAGGCGACGCTGGATTCCGCCGACCAGGAGAAGGCCAGCCTCGCCGCCCAGCTCCAGGGCAGCGCCGCGGCGGCCGGCGCCGCCGGGGCCGCGGCCGACGAATCCGCCCGCAAGCTCGACGCGCAGTCCGACGTCCTGTCGGGCGCCATGGCGCGGGTCGACGCCCTGAACCAGCAGATCGCGGCGCTGCGCCGCCAGCTCGCCGCCATCGAGGCGGCGCTGAGCGCCTCCGAGTCGCGCGACCAGGAGGCCCAGGCCAAGATCTCCGACCTCGGCTCGCGCCTCAACGTCGCCCTCGCCCAGAAGGTGCAGGAGCTGAACCGCTACCGCTCCGACTTCTTCGGGCGCCTGCGCGAGATCATCGGCAACCGCCCGGGCATCCGCGTGGTGGGCGACCGCTTCGTGTTCGAGTCCTCGGTGCTGTTCGACAGCGGGCAGGCCACCGTGAAGCCCAGCGCCGCCCCCGCGCTCGACAAGCTGGCCGCGGCCGCCGTCGACCTCGAACGCGAAATCCCGCCGAACATCCCGTGGGTCCTGCGCGTCGACGGCCACACCGACCGGCGGCCGATCGCGTCCCCGCTGTTCAAGTCGAACTGGGATCTGTCGGCCGAGCGCGCCATCGCGGTCGTGCAGTACCTCGTGTCGAAGGGCGTCGACCCGCAGAGGCTCGTCGCGGCCGGCTTCGGCGAGTTCCAGCCGATCGACCCCGGCACGAGCGAGGAGGCGATGAGCCGCAACCGGCGCATCGAGCTGAAGCTGACCGAGCGCTGA
- a CDS encoding GNAT family N-acetyltransferase has translation MWVLAWRAAMPEIDFDARRPWLAAHLDALLLAGARIIVAEVGGAPAGFVTVDPARRHLDQLAVRPDQQGAGVADRLMGAAKALSPGGLSLDVNAANARARRFYARHGFVEVSTGSNPRSGLPTLSLRWDGVAQKRHDGTIRPAAGNETCP, from the coding sequence CTGTGGGTCCTGGCGTGGCGCGCCGCGATGCCCGAGATCGACTTCGACGCCCGCCGGCCCTGGCTCGCAGCGCACCTCGACGCGCTCCTGCTGGCGGGCGCCCGGATCATCGTCGCCGAGGTGGGCGGCGCGCCCGCGGGCTTCGTCACCGTCGACCCCGCGCGCCGTCACCTCGACCAGCTCGCGGTCCGGCCCGACCAGCAGGGCGCGGGGGTGGCCGACCGGCTGATGGGGGCCGCCAAGGCGCTGTCGCCGGGCGGCCTCTCGCTCGACGTCAACGCCGCCAACGCCCGCGCTCGGCGCTTCTACGCGCGGCACGGCTTCGTCGAGGTTTCAACGGGGAGCAACCCGCGCTCGGGCCTGCCGACGCTCTCGCTGCGGTGGGACGGTGTTGCGCAAAAACGACACGACGGAACAATTCGTCCCGCAGCCGGAAATGAAACCTGTCCATAA
- a CDS encoding helix-hairpin-helix domain-containing protein: MMTRSIVGRFLILAVLLVSLGVIAQAALIITRGPGKAVAKANAAPLAAAPASAVASAASAAPAQQAPAPATGAPAQQAVQPADIAPVRVVYPGPLGDTPVQPRKFAAAAPSVPAAPPPAAPAPAPAAQAAAPVAAAPAAPAATPAVAAVPAPAKPSPVVVASADADTQPAAEPPAGKGSVNLNSASVAALDHLGGGHIGQTIVKHRPYGSVEDLVRKRVVRRSVYEQIKNQVAAQ; the protein is encoded by the coding sequence ATGATGACGCGATCGATCGTCGGCCGCTTCCTGATCCTGGCCGTGCTGCTCGTGTCGCTGGGCGTGATCGCCCAGGCGGCCCTGATCATCACGCGCGGGCCGGGCAAGGCGGTGGCCAAGGCCAACGCCGCTCCCCTCGCCGCGGCGCCGGCCTCCGCCGTGGCTTCAGCGGCCTCCGCCGCCCCGGCTCAGCAGGCACCCGCGCCGGCGACCGGCGCTCCCGCGCAGCAGGCCGTCCAGCCCGCCGACATCGCCCCGGTCCGGGTCGTCTACCCCGGACCGCTGGGCGACACGCCGGTCCAGCCGCGCAAGTTCGCCGCCGCCGCTCCCTCGGTGCCGGCCGCTCCCCCGCCCGCCGCGCCCGCCCCTGCCCCGGCCGCTCAGGCGGCCGCCCCGGTCGCCGCGGCACCGGCCGCGCCTGCGGCCACACCGGCGGTCGCCGCAGTGCCGGCCCCCGCCAAGCCCTCGCCCGTTGTGGTAGCTTCGGCCGACGCCGACACCCAGCCGGCCGCGGAGCCGCCCGCCGGCAAGGGCAGTGTGAACCTCAACAGCGCGTCGGTGGCCGCGCTGGACCATCTCGGCGGCGGCCACATCGGCCAGACCATCGTCAAGCACCGCCCCTACGGCTCGGTCGAGGATCTGGTGAGGAAGCGGGTCGTGCGCCGCAGCGTCTACGAGCAGATCAAGAATCAGGTCGCGGCGCAGTAG
- the miaA gene encoding tRNA (adenosine(37)-N6)-dimethylallyltransferase MiaA: protein MRLAERRGGIVVNADSMAVYRDLAILTGRPTAADLARAPHRLYGHRDAAEPYSVGIWLREAAEEIRRAAAAGAVPVVVGGTGLFFKALTQGLSDIPPVPDEVRARIRAESEGVPPEALHARLAAADPATAARLRPTDPQRVVRALEVLAATGRPLAWFQARRSAPVLPPGRWIGVALAPERAGLRRAIDARFDRMMEQGALAEAERLAARGLDPALPAMRALGVPPLLAHLAGTLSLAEAVARSKAETRAYAKRQDTFARHQLAGFAPAAPERAEEALRGGATAPRPDS from the coding sequence ATGCGCCTCGCCGAGCGGCGGGGCGGGATCGTGGTCAACGCCGATTCCATGGCGGTCTACCGCGACCTCGCGATCCTGACCGGGCGGCCCACGGCGGCCGACCTCGCCCGCGCGCCGCACCGGCTCTACGGCCACCGCGACGCGGCCGAGCCCTATTCGGTCGGGATCTGGCTGCGCGAAGCCGCGGAGGAGATTCGCCGGGCGGCGGCGGCCGGCGCCGTGCCGGTCGTGGTCGGCGGCACGGGGCTGTTCTTCAAGGCGCTGACGCAGGGCCTGTCCGACATCCCCCCCGTGCCGGACGAGGTGCGGGCGCGGATCCGGGCCGAGAGCGAGGGGGTGCCGCCCGAGGCGCTGCACGCGCGGCTCGCGGCGGCGGACCCCGCCACCGCGGCGCGGCTCCGGCCGACGGACCCGCAGCGGGTCGTGCGGGCGCTGGAGGTCCTCGCCGCGACCGGGCGGCCGCTGGCGTGGTTCCAGGCGCGGCGGTCGGCGCCCGTCCTCCCGCCGGGGCGCTGGATCGGTGTGGCGCTGGCGCCGGAGCGCGCGGGCCTGCGCCGCGCCATCGACGCGCGCTTCGACCGCATGATGGAGCAGGGGGCGCTCGCCGAGGCGGAGCGGCTCGCCGCCCGCGGGCTCGACCCCGCTCTGCCGGCCATGCGGGCGCTCGGGGTGCCGCCGCTGCTCGCGCATCTCGCCGGGACGCTGTCGCTCGCGGAGGCCGTGGCGCGGAGCAAGGCGGAGACGCGCGCCTACGCCAAGCGCCAGGACACCTTCGCGCGCCACCAGCTCGCGGGCTTCGCCCCGGCGGCGCCGGAGCGGGCCGAGGAGGCTCTCCGCGGCGGAGCTACTGCGCCGCGACCTGATTCTTGA
- the serB gene encoding phosphoserine phosphatase SerB, with protein sequence MARKGRNEIGAPRLAALAAVLPGAGAPDWLDPGQAVDIPFTAAPADLPSLRAALAEALAGEAVDAVLQPAAGRRKRLLLADMDSTMIHQECVDELADFAGLKAEVSAITERAMRGEIAFEPALRERVALLRGLPVDTVDRVLAERITLMPGGAALVRTMRAHGGYCALVSGGFTLFTGAVAARLGFDEHRSNTLEIDGDRLAGTVTEPILGREAKLDRLVALRGSRGLPRSAVMAVGDGANDLAMLGEAGLGVAFHAKPAVAAAAHARIDHNDLDALLFVQGYRRSEFAS encoded by the coding sequence ATGGCCCGTAAAGGCCGGAACGAGATCGGGGCGCCGCGGCTCGCCGCGCTCGCGGCCGTCCTGCCGGGCGCCGGCGCGCCGGACTGGCTCGACCCCGGTCAGGCCGTCGACATCCCTTTCACGGCCGCCCCGGCCGACCTGCCGTCCCTGCGCGCCGCCCTCGCCGAGGCGCTGGCCGGCGAGGCGGTGGACGCCGTGCTGCAGCCCGCCGCCGGGCGGCGCAAGCGGCTGCTGCTGGCCGACATGGACTCCACGATGATCCACCAGGAATGCGTGGACGAGCTCGCGGACTTCGCCGGCCTCAAGGCCGAGGTGTCCGCCATCACCGAGCGCGCCATGCGGGGCGAGATCGCCTTCGAGCCCGCGCTGCGCGAGCGGGTGGCGCTGCTGCGCGGCCTGCCGGTCGACACGGTCGACCGCGTGCTGGCCGAGCGGATCACGCTGATGCCCGGCGGCGCGGCGCTGGTGCGGACCATGCGGGCGCACGGAGGCTATTGCGCGCTGGTGTCGGGCGGCTTCACGCTGTTCACCGGGGCGGTCGCGGCCCGGCTCGGCTTCGACGAGCACCGCTCCAACACGCTGGAGATCGACGGCGACCGCCTCGCCGGCACCGTGACCGAGCCGATCCTCGGCCGCGAGGCCAAGCTCGACCGGCTCGTCGCGCTGCGGGGGTCGCGGGGCCTCCCGCGCTCGGCCGTGATGGCGGTGGGCGACGGCGCCAACGACCTCGCCATGCTGGGCGAGGCGGGGCTCGGCGTGGCGTTCCACGCCAAGCCCGCCGTCGCCGCGGCCGCGCACGCCCGCATCGACCACAACGACCTCGACGCGCTGCTGTTCGTGCAGGGCTACAGGCGATCGGAGTTCGCGTCTTGA
- a CDS encoding RluA family pseudouridine synthase — protein MSAFAVGPDEAGQRLDKLLALHAAREELGLSRTRLQELIADGFVRVDGAVAANPNAKPKEGARVLFAVPPAVDATPLPEDIPLDIVFEDDELIVIDKPVGLVVHPAPGHASGTLVNALLHHCGAGLSGIGGVRRPGIVHRLDKDTTGLMVAAKSERAHKGLADIFADHGRLGSLVREYLAGVWTLPDRSFGTVDAAIGRHPHHRERMAVVREDKGRHAVTHWAVEEKFPPVATLMRCRLETGRTHQIRVHMAEIGQPLIGDMVYGAGFKTKAAALDDACRAAIAALGRQALHAASLGFEHPVTGEELLFESPLPPDMAGLVEALRAYRP, from the coding sequence ATGTCCGCCTTCGCGGTGGGGCCGGACGAGGCCGGGCAGCGGCTAGACAAGCTCCTCGCGCTCCACGCCGCGCGCGAGGAGCTGGGCCTGTCGCGCACGCGGCTGCAGGAGCTGATCGCGGACGGCTTCGTGCGGGTCGACGGCGCGGTGGCGGCGAACCCCAACGCCAAGCCGAAGGAGGGCGCGCGGGTGCTCTTCGCCGTGCCGCCGGCGGTCGACGCCACGCCGCTGCCGGAGGACATCCCGCTCGACATCGTCTTCGAGGACGACGAGTTGATCGTGATCGACAAGCCGGTGGGCCTCGTGGTGCATCCGGCGCCGGGCCACGCGAGCGGCACGCTGGTCAACGCGCTGCTCCACCACTGCGGCGCCGGCCTGTCGGGCATCGGCGGCGTGCGCCGGCCCGGCATCGTGCACCGGCTCGACAAGGACACGACGGGCCTGATGGTGGCGGCGAAATCGGAGCGCGCCCACAAGGGCCTCGCCGACATCTTCGCCGACCACGGGCGCTTGGGCTCGCTGGTGCGCGAATACCTCGCGGGCGTGTGGACCCTGCCCGACCGCAGCTTCGGCACGGTCGACGCGGCCATCGGCCGCCACCCGCACCACCGCGAGCGCATGGCGGTGGTGCGCGAGGACAAGGGCCGCCACGCGGTGACGCACTGGGCCGTGGAGGAGAAGTTCCCGCCCGTGGCGACGCTGATGCGCTGCCGGCTGGAGACGGGCCGCACGCACCAGATCCGCGTCCACATGGCGGAGATCGGCCAGCCGCTGATCGGCGACATGGTCTACGGGGCGGGCTTCAAGACCAAGGCGGCGGCGCTCGACGACGCCTGCCGGGCCGCCATCGCGGCGCTGGGGCGGCAGGCGCTGCACGCCGCGAGCCTCGGCTTCGAGCACCCCGTCACGGGCGAGGAGCTGCTGTTCGAAAGCCCCCTGCCGCCCGACATGGCGGGGCTGGTCGAGGCGCTGCGGGCCTACAGGCCGTGA
- a CDS encoding DUF1013 domain-containing protein, with protein sequence MSEAPLMPKATAVWLVENTSLTFDQVAEFCKLHPLEVKGIADGEVAAGIKGHDPITSGQLLREEIERGEKNTNYHLRIAPPKVRLPPPKKTRGARYTPLSRRQDRPNAILWLVRNHPELKDAQIMRLVGTTKTTLQAIRDRTHWNSSTLTPMDPVTLALCTQIDLDFEVNKAAKDRPAVAEERGQTLAPAEATTSRARPVTEEEVFGSSSKARHNDDEDDLDLTSVFSNMRGGRHDEDEE encoded by the coding sequence ATGAGCGAAGCACCGCTGATGCCCAAGGCCACGGCCGTCTGGCTGGTGGAGAACACCTCCCTGACGTTCGATCAGGTGGCGGAGTTCTGCAAGCTGCATCCCCTGGAGGTGAAGGGCATCGCCGACGGCGAGGTCGCGGCCGGCATCAAGGGCCACGACCCCATCACCTCGGGCCAGCTCCTGCGCGAGGAGATCGAGCGCGGCGAGAAGAACACCAACTACCACCTGCGCATCGCGCCGCCCAAGGTCCGCCTTCCCCCGCCGAAGAAGACCCGCGGCGCCCGCTACACCCCGCTGTCGCGCCGGCAGGACCGGCCCAATGCCATCCTGTGGCTGGTGCGCAACCATCCGGAGCTGAAGGACGCGCAGATCATGCGCCTCGTCGGCACCACCAAGACCACCCTGCAGGCGATCCGCGACCGCACGCACTGGAACTCCTCGACGCTGACGCCGATGGATCCCGTGACGCTTGCGCTGTGCACGCAGATCGACCTCGACTTCGAGGTCAACAAGGCCGCCAAGGACCGCCCCGCCGTCGCCGAGGAGCGCGGCCAGACGCTGGCGCCCGCCGAGGCCACGACCTCGCGCGCGCGGCCCGTCACGGAGGAGGAGGTGTTCGGCTCCTCGTCGAAGGCCCGGCACAACGACGACGAGGACGACCTCGACCTCACCTCCGTGTTCTCGAACATGCGCGGCGGCCGGCACGACGAGGACGAGGAATAG
- the cobO gene encoding cob(I)yrinic acid a,c-diamide adenosyltransferase, translating to MTDADSDAPLRHKLKMARRKAVQDAEVASKPILEKGLLMVNTGPGKGKSTAAFGLALRALGHGWPVGVVQFIKGAWDTGERRLLEGSEMVRWHSMGEGFTWETQDRDRDVAAAKAAWAKAQALMADPAIRLVVLDELNIALRYDYLSLADVVAELKGRRPGLHVVVTGRNAKPELIEAADLVTTFEATKHHFAAGVRAQAGIEF from the coding sequence ATGACCGACGCCGACAGCGACGCCCCCCTCCGCCACAAGCTGAAGATGGCCCGCCGCAAGGCCGTCCAGGACGCCGAGGTGGCGTCGAAGCCGATCCTCGAGAAGGGGCTGCTGATGGTCAACACCGGCCCCGGCAAGGGCAAGTCCACGGCCGCCTTCGGGCTCGCGCTGCGGGCGCTCGGCCACGGCTGGCCGGTGGGCGTCGTGCAGTTCATCAAGGGCGCCTGGGACACGGGCGAGCGCCGGCTGCTCGAAGGCTCGGAGATGGTGCGCTGGCATTCCATGGGCGAGGGCTTCACCTGGGAAACGCAGGACCGCGACCGCGACGTCGCCGCGGCGAAAGCCGCTTGGGCGAAAGCCCAAGCCTTGATGGCCGATCCCGCCATCCGCCTCGTCGTGCTCGACGAGCTCAACATCGCCCTGCGCTACGACTACCTGTCGCTCGCCGACGTCGTCGCGGAGCTGAAGGGGCGCCGCCCCGGCCTCCACGTCGTCGTCACGGGCCGCAACGCCAAGCCGGAGCTGATCGAGGCCGCCGACCTCGTCACCACCTTCGAGGCCACGAAGCACCACTTCGCCGCCGGCGTGCGCGCGCAGGCCGGGATCGAGTTTTGA
- a CDS encoding cobyric acid synthase: protein MLQGTGSDVGKSLIVAGLARAFARRGLAVRPFKPQNMSNNAAVTADGGEIGRAQALQARAAGVPPTVHMNPVLLKPQSEVGSQVVVQGRVVGNARAREYQGWKPRLMEAVLDSFARLRAEADLVLVEGAGSPAEVNLRVGDIANMGFARRADVPVVLVGDIDRGGVIAQVVGTRAVIDPADAAMVAGFLVNKFRGDPTLFADGMAFIAERTGWPALGLVPHLAEAARLPAEDAVALGAHPARGSGARVAVPVLPRISNFDDLDPLKLEPGVDLVMVRPGEPLPVCDLVVLPGSKATVADLAALRREGWDVDILAHARRGGRVLGLCGGYQMLGRRVSDPDGVEGPPAAVDGLGLLDVETVLTGAKVLRPVAGTTAVDGVSFAGYEMHVGVTRGPDRARPMLRLGDGTEDGAVSADGLVCGAYAHGFFADDRQRAAWLARLGAAPSDLGYEAEVERVLDRLADHLERHLDLDRLLTLAR, encoded by the coding sequence ATGCTCCAGGGCACGGGGTCGGACGTCGGCAAGTCGCTGATCGTCGCGGGCCTGGCCCGCGCCTTCGCGCGCCGCGGCCTCGCGGTGAGGCCCTTCAAGCCGCAGAACATGTCCAACAACGCGGCCGTGACGGCGGACGGCGGCGAGATCGGCCGCGCCCAGGCGCTGCAGGCCCGCGCGGCCGGCGTGCCGCCCACCGTCCACATGAATCCGGTGCTGCTGAAGCCGCAGAGCGAGGTGGGCAGCCAGGTGGTGGTGCAGGGCCGCGTGGTGGGCAACGCCCGCGCGCGGGAATACCAGGGCTGGAAGCCGCGGCTGATGGAGGCCGTGCTCGACAGCTTCGCCCGCCTGCGCGCCGAGGCCGACCTCGTGCTGGTGGAGGGCGCGGGCTCGCCGGCCGAGGTGAACCTGCGCGTGGGCGACATCGCCAACATGGGCTTCGCGCGCCGCGCGGACGTGCCCGTGGTGCTGGTCGGCGACATCGACCGCGGCGGCGTCATCGCCCAGGTGGTCGGCACGCGGGCGGTGATCGACCCAGCGGACGCCGCCATGGTGGCGGGCTTCCTGGTCAACAAGTTCCGCGGCGACCCGACCCTCTTCGCCGACGGCATGGCCTTCATCGCCGAGCGCACCGGCTGGCCGGCGCTGGGGCTCGTGCCGCATCTCGCGGAGGCCGCGCGGCTGCCCGCCGAGGACGCCGTGGCGCTCGGCGCCCACCCCGCGCGCGGCTCGGGGGCCCGGGTCGCCGTGCCGGTGCTGCCGCGCATCTCGAACTTCGACGACCTCGACCCGCTCAAGCTGGAGCCGGGGGTGGACCTCGTGATGGTGCGGCCGGGCGAGCCCCTGCCCGTCTGCGACCTCGTGGTGCTGCCGGGCTCCAAGGCGACGGTGGCCGACCTCGCGGCGCTGCGGCGCGAGGGCTGGGACGTCGACATCCTGGCCCACGCCCGCCGCGGCGGGCGCGTGCTCGGGCTCTGCGGCGGATACCAGATGCTCGGCCGCCGCGTGTCCGACCCCGACGGCGTCGAGGGGCCGCCGGCCGCCGTCGACGGGCTCGGGCTGCTCGACGTCGAGACGGTGCTGACGGGCGCCAAGGTGCTCCGCCCGGTCGCCGGCACCACGGCCGTCGACGGCGTGTCCTTCGCGGGCTACGAGATGCACGTCGGCGTGACGCGCGGCCCCGACCGGGCCCGCCCGATGCTGCGCCTCGGCGACGGGACGGAGGACGGCGCCGTGTCGGCGGACGGCCTCGTGTGCGGCGCCTACGCGCACGGCTTCTTCGCGGACGACCGCCAGCGCGCGGCCTGGCTCGCGCGGCTCGGCGCCGCCCCGTCCGACCTCGGCTACGAGGCCGAGGTCGAGCGCGTGCTCGACCGCTTGGCCGACCACCTGGAGCGCCACCTCGACCTCGACAGGCTGCTGACGCTGGCGCGGTGA